A window of Ictalurus furcatus strain D&B chromosome 4, Billie_1.0, whole genome shotgun sequence genomic DNA:
TAAAGAGTTCACCAACAACATACTGTAAGTGGAATGTGAATAACAGAAAAGATGACAGGTTTTACCTACTTTCATTTGAGAACAAGGGTCAGTTACTGTGGGATATTTCAATTTccttatttagcattaatatacacaactgtatgtgtatataactACTTTACTTATCTAAGGAAATATAGCTCTCAAGTAATGTAGCACTTAGCTTACTGGTAGATCTGAACAATTATTAAAAACTACATTAGTGCAGTTATAAAACCCTGTCATTCACAAGAATCAGCACAACTCACACCTTGTGTGAGCGACAGGATACACTAGAGTTTGGATTTCATCATTTGGTGTCCATAGCTTAAACTGACACCCTCTTTCTGAAAATACCAAATAGTGACTGGCAAATTCACAATTTGCATGGTTTAGTGTTAAAAGGCTTTTTTCTAAATGATCAAAAACTGTCTGCAGGGACTGAAAATGTTCAGCATAAGTGGAAGTGTCCACGAACACATCTAGAAAGACAGCACAATTGGGTACAGATTGGAGCACACAGCTCCACATAGGCAATTAAATATAGCAGGCCAATTTTGCTTGCCAAAGGCCATCACAAAATACTGGATAAAAGAATCAGGGGTCACAAAGGCAGAAATCTCAGAGGTACGCTCTGTTAAAGGCATTTGGCAATAGCTTTTTAATAAGTGCACCTTATTCACAAATTAAACATTGCCCAAACAATGTATAAAGTCCTTGATCCTGGGCAAAGGATAGGAGTCAGGAACAGTGTTAGCCTTCACTTTCCAGTAATTTgtgatcaaacaaacaaaaaaataggtCCCCCACCCCACTTTTTGAAAGTCAAAGATACTGCTCCTATGTAGGCTGGTTGGCAAAGCCCTGGAAGTGTGTTCATTATTACGTGTGGAACAAAGTCTGGATTATTATAAGGTAGATGGCTTTTCAAAGCACTCCTTCAGTATCTCTGAGCCTATACAACCATTGCTTTATTTAAATCAATagttttgctttatttaaaacattcactAACAGTTTCCCTtcccacacacattttataggACTTCTTCTTTCACTGCTATACCTGTAGTTTTCACATgttaacagagaaaaagaggtCCCTGCCATTGTCTTTCCTCTGGTCTTTTATAGCCCAATTTCAGGATGTTCCATCCTGTAGCACTTAGAAACTCAGCCTGGTGATGGCTCAACCAAGGGCGagggaagacagacagacagacagacagacagacaatacAAAGGGCATAATACAAATGGTTCCGTAATAACTGTCCACTGTGTTTCTTGaagaatatatttaaataaaatacagtatggATTTCAGCACTGATAtcattgtgctgctgcatttgcatttaacttttattaaagaatttgTGGAAGATTCCTGTCCATTTGTCCTGATATTTAGCTCCCCATTATACTACACTACATATTATTATTGCAAGCAGTGCAGTTGGACCCTGCCTCAGTCATTAACATCATTATGTAATGCAAACAACACAGATGTTTAGAAGATTCACTATACGCTATAATCACAGTTGTACTGAATGGGATTAATGAACTGGGAACATTAATGGGATTAATGTTAAGGACACAGAGACAGGGGGAACCAAATGCAGAACACATACACGGGGATGCAAGGTGAAAtgggttttattattaacaaaagtgagggagtgagggtgTGGAAAAGGTGAGATGAATTAGGGCGGCCGAGGTCAGGATTCGAGCTCGGGTCTGTAGTGTgagggggagggagagcgagacagagcgtGAGCAGGCTTGAGTGTTGTCAAGGTCGTGAGAGCTGAGTGCAGAGCTAGTGAGCTACGAGGGAGGCAGTTGGTGCTGGGTGTAGCAGGAAGTGAGCAGAGGGTGATCAGACAGATAGCTTGAGTGGTGGACCTGGAACATGAGGAAAACACAGTGAGCACAGGGTAACACGAtgagggaaaacactaaacaataacatgGAAAGCAATTGTGAGTAGAGCCAGAATTGGACGCCAGAACAATCTGGCGAGAAGTGACTGAATAACCGGGGTTTATATACGCTGCTGATGAGGTGGGTGGATGAGAAGCAGGTGAAGCAATCATCCAGCAGTGGAGCGCCAGGCCCAGGGACaaacacagacgcacacacaaacagaaacaaaagggaaagaaaacactggaaatatgggtaaggggaaaaaaaacagggaaaTATATGGGACTCTGACACGGACCATGACAGAATGATGAGGGATTTGCAGCAAAAGCATCACATTATCTATCCATGCTGTAATatgttctaaaaataaataaaacaacaacaacaacaacaaaaaccctgCTTTTTAGAATGTTCACTTACAGAGCTGGCTCAAAGTATTTAACTCACTTGTGAATGACACATAATTACACAAAGAAACAGTTTTGGAGGAACTATGCTCAATATGGAGATAAGTGAAAAGTGCAATTGTAACAGCCCTATGGCTGTTATGCCCAAAGTGGATGAGTCAGTCCAGTTCTGAAAACTCAACGCAATgtctaatttattgaatttattACATGCCAAGCATCAGACAGAGTGATCAGTTAGACACTGCAGGTCAGCACTGGATTTGGCTAAGAGATTTTTAGCTCCTCTCACTTCCAACATCCAATAAAATGTGGCCTTTCCTAATCCATTTGGGTTATACCAATTTATGTGTCACCTTTAAGTGCAGAAGGAGAATATGGGTGTCAAATAGGACAAGTAGGTATGTCAATGCATTCTTGCTCATTTTGTGGTGCAAAATGAAGGCAAGCTAACAAAAGACAATACACACTCATCATCCaatttattagattattaatgtattaattatttatttacacttgctcatttatgcaattatccagtcataTTTCTGACTGTGATGATAGCATGGTTATTAGTGCCAGAAGgttggtttgagcatttcagaaagtGCTGGGATGTAGAGTCTAGAGTCTCTAGTGTTTAAACAGAATGGTTGCCACATGcccattttcttttacattttctgttttatataGTTCTGCAAACTACACATTAAACGCAACTGAAATTCAACTAGAAGTAAAGTTCTTCACCTAACTCTACATTTATAACCCATTTCAGAATGCTAGTTACAGATGTAACTGTTGTTCTATGAACACAATGTCTAAGCCCTGAAAGTTCTCTCGTGTGCGTGCATTCATGAGCTGAGACCTTCAACAAAGTCACAAAGTTGCATTGATTAATTATTTGCTACACTCATCATGGGACATCAGGGTAGTGTCCAGCCCATTTGagaaaatcaaagaaaaacattGCTGCCaaattttaatgacatttaagTTTGAAACAGAAAATGCTAATTatcactttgattatcagcatcatcatctgaggtaaaagtcactcaTCGCTTCTAACTGACTGAAGTCTCATTTCTTGACTCAAATGCTCTCTGTGCATTctgacaaatatatatatatatatatatatatatatatatatatatatatatatatatatatatagtgaggaaatattaattgtttaattcaGTCAGTTTTGTTATGTTGGctaaatttattgttattaacaACTTTTATGTTatgcatgtgtttgtatgtgaaaTGTCAGGTCCTTGCCAGGTCCCCTTAAGGGATGTCAAAAAAACGGTCTCTCCAGATTATTCTACCCAACACAAATTTTTATCCACAATAACAAATttaatattaacaaaataattaattcaatatttatgtaaaatagtttaaaaatacttgAAAGAAAACAGAGGACACAAGAAACCACCAAAGTAAACACctagaggtaaaaaaaaaaaaacataagactAAATATGATCTGATCTCTCAACTCAGTGAACAGAAATAATGTATGATATGTATATGGAAGGAAATGCTAATGCTCCACAGCGAAGTAAATCATGTGGATCACAGCCAAAGAAGGCCCACTTCTTTCAGATTAGAAATGTCACGCCTTCTTTGGCTGTGATCCACATGTTTAACTATGGAGCATTAGCATTTCCTTCCATATAAATATCATACATTCATTTTCTCTCATCATTTTCTCTCAATATCCCTTCTGTAGAGCTTCTAGAGCTGGATAGCTAGATGGAGTCTATCTTTACTCTCTTGCATATAGTAATAGCTATCGTGAATTCTTCCATTGGCCAAGAGATTACTTGTAGCCtgcatggagaacatgcataccCACAGCTTTGGAAGGATGGTAATATCATAATTGGAGGTATTTTCCCTTTCCATAAACGATGGGAGATCACTGACTCTTCCTATTCGGTCATACCTACTATAAATTGCATGAGGTAAGTAACATATACATTAAgggaaataatataataaatcatAACCAACAATTGCCAATAATGTAAGTAGTAGTTTTGACATATGCAGAAAAATGCACATGAATATGTATTTCTATCTGATTTTTTAACAAGTGTGGATGTCAGAGCATTCCAGTATTCACAGACATTGATCTTTGCAATAGAGGAGATCAACAACAGTTCTTCTTTACTACCTGGAGTCTCCCTGGgctttaaaatatttgacaCCTGTAATTCTGCAGCACTGGGGGTGAAAGGAGCAATGATACTTTTGAATGGAAATGAGAATTCCGTTTCAGATCAGATCTGCACAAAACCAGCCCAGGTACAAGCCATAATAGGAGAGACATATTCATCTGTGTCCATGGCTATTGCAAAAAGTATTGGACCTTTCAGCGTGCCCTTAgtaagaaattatttatttatttctttgtttgttttaaaaataaatttcttcTGAAGGTGAGAAGATAGAAAGGCATGTGTAGCTCATTTATAGATAACAACATTATGTGATAGGAGCAAAAATACTGATCGTCATGCATGGTATAACTATGTGAATCTAATTTTAGATCAGTTACTATTCTACCTGCGAGTGTCTGAGTGATAAAAGGAAATATCCCTCATTTCTGCGCACTATTCCCAGTGATTATTACCAGAGCAGAGCACTTGCAGAGATGGTCAAGCACTTTGGCTGGACCTGGGTGGGAGCAATAAGAAGAGATGATGACTATGGAAATAATGGGATGGCCGCATTTACTAACATTGCTGAACAACTGGGAATATGTTTAGAATATTCCCTTCCATTTTTTAGAACCTACTCACAAGAAAAAGTGTTGAGAATCGTTGAGCAAATTAAAAGCTCCACTTCACGAGTGATAGTGGGATTTGTCACTCCCTGGGACCTGGAGATTTTACTCCAAGTATTTTCTGAGCACAACATCACGGGATACCAGTGGGTGGGAAGTGAGGCATGGATTGCTGATTTAATAGCAGCTACTTTGGATAAGTCCAACATACTGCAAGGAGCCATAGGGCTAGCTATTCCAAAAGCAACAGTAACAGGTTTGAAGGACTTCATTCTAGATATAAAACCATTGAAAGCTGTCGGCAGTGCCATTTTTGCAGAATTATGGGAGGCTCTGTTTActtgtacacatacagtacagaatAACTCAGAGAACATACCAGCCTGCACAGGAGAAGAGAAACTGTCTGAAGTGGAAAACGACTTCATTGACATGTCCTTGATGCCTATTTTCAGTAATGTGTATAAAGGAGTATATGCCATTGCCCATACACTGCATGAACTTCTTGGCTGCAAACAAACATGTCCTGTAAAGAAGCAGCCCGATCCTAATACAGTAAGATAACAGTAATTTCAAGACATCCTGTATTTGAAAGCTTTAATATACACAAgctgtattaatataaaaccaGACAACCGTTCACATATTTtgcaaaatgcatttttacatgTTATTTGTATAACAATGTCACAAATCAGATTGATAGacagctttatatatatttatatttagacaCAACAGAATACTGATTTTTACTTTTTCCCCCATAAGTTTTTAGAACACCTCAGAAAGGTGCGTTTCAAGACAAAGGAAGGTGAAGA
This region includes:
- the LOC128606329 gene encoding vomeronasal type-2 receptor 1-like, with protein sequence MQKNAHEYVFLSDFLTSVDVRAFQYSQTLIFAIEEINNSSSLLPGVSLGFKIFDTCNSAALGVKGAMILLNGNENSVSDQICTKPAQVQAIIGETYSSVSMAIAKSIGPFSVPLISYYSTCECLSDKRKYPSFLRTIPSDYYQSRALAEMVKHFGWTWVGAIRRDDDYGNNGMAAFTNIAEQLGICLEYSLPFFRTYSQEKVLRIVEQIKSSTSRVIVGFVTPWDLEILLQVFSEHNITGYQWVGSEAWIADLIAATLDKSNILQGAIGLAIPKATVTGLKDFILDIKPLKAVGSAIFAELWEALFTCTHTVQNNSENIPACTGEEKLSEVENDFIDMSLMPIFSNVYKGVYAIAHTLHELLGCKQTCPVKKQPDPNTVR